The following are encoded in a window of Trichocoleus sp. FACHB-46 genomic DNA:
- a CDS encoding response regulator, whose translation MKQPLILAVDDDEDNLLLISQVLSLGNYSFITATNGLMALSMAEEQLPDLILLDVMLPDLDGAEIVRCLRRNPETLRIPVIAVTAMARKEDRDRLLEAGCNDYISKPYMVDDLEELIHRYLSSPPPAF comes from the coding sequence GTGAAACAACCATTGATTTTGGCGGTTGATGATGATGAGGACAATTTGTTACTCATTAGCCAAGTCCTGAGTTTAGGAAACTATTCGTTCATTACTGCAACGAATGGCTTAATGGCTTTGAGTATGGCTGAAGAGCAGCTGCCAGATCTAATTTTGTTAGATGTAATGCTCCCCGATCTGGACGGTGCAGAAATTGTGCGCTGCTTAAGACGAAATCCCGAAACCCTGAGGATTCCGGTTATTGCAGTCACGGCGATGGCAAGAAAAGAAGATCGCGATCGCCTTCTAGAAGCGGGTTGCAACGATTACATCAGCAAGCCCTACATGGTTGATGACCTAGAAGAGCTGATTCACCGCTATCTTAGTTCTCCTCCCCCTGCCTTTTAG
- a CDS encoding prohibitin family protein: protein MTGKSTRSALPNSRGMPPLPSANTALYIAGGVTLLLGAVLFRPFVIVNAGERGVVMHFGKVQNQVLDEGIHPVMPVLTSVKKMSVRVQKDDINARAASKDLQDVTTEVAINWHIDPAQVNTVYQRIGNKEQIVSGIITPAVSEVVKAATAKKNVEEILTKRTELKGEIDDQLKKRLASYGLLVDDVSLVNFGFSPEFNKAIEAKQIAEQEAKQAEFTALRAKQDAEAAVNRAKGQAEAQRLQRLTLTSELLQQQAIEKWDGRFPTVMGGNGTLPLVNIDPATLNQRR from the coding sequence ATGACTGGAAAGTCAACTCGGTCTGCATTACCCAACTCACGTGGAATGCCACCCCTGCCATCTGCTAATACGGCTCTCTACATTGCTGGGGGAGTGACCCTTCTCCTAGGAGCAGTGCTTTTTCGCCCCTTTGTCATCGTCAACGCTGGGGAGCGGGGCGTGGTGATGCACTTTGGCAAAGTCCAAAATCAAGTGTTAGATGAAGGCATCCACCCAGTAATGCCAGTTCTAACCTCGGTAAAGAAAATGAGTGTCCGAGTACAGAAGGACGACATTAATGCCCGTGCCGCTTCTAAGGACTTACAAGATGTCACCACAGAAGTAGCCATCAACTGGCATATCGACCCGGCGCAAGTTAATACGGTCTATCAACGAATTGGTAACAAAGAACAAATTGTCAGCGGCATTATTACGCCTGCGGTTTCTGAAGTAGTGAAAGCCGCGACTGCTAAGAAGAACGTCGAAGAGATTCTTACCAAGCGCACCGAGCTAAAAGGCGAAATTGATGACCAGCTGAAGAAGCGCTTAGCATCTTATGGGCTGCTGGTAGATGATGTCTCGTTGGTCAACTTTGGATTCTCACCAGAGTTCAACAAAGCGATCGAAGCGAAGCAAATTGCTGAACAAGAGGCAAAACAAGCAGAATTCACCGCACTTCGGGCCAAGCAAGACGCAGAGGCCGCTGTGAACCGCGCTAAAGGCCAAGCTGAAGCTCAGCGATTGCAACGACTGACTTTAACCTCAGAGCTATTGCAGCAGCAGGCGATCGAAAAATGGGATGGCCGCTTTCCGACTGTCATGGGTGGCAATGGCACTCTGCCGCTAGTCAATATCGATCCTGCGACATTAAACCAACGTCGTTAG
- a CDS encoding DUF2294 domain-containing protein: MTATPTRGQLERTLSQRIQALYREQLGHQPSKVTCQLFDEKLAIVLEDSITPPEQLLANSGQEELAKQVRADLSKAIEPQLRELIKEVLGVEVLDLLSDGKIDTGRTGTIAVLGATPTVRDPASTPKAKRQGEEN; the protein is encoded by the coding sequence ATGACAGCTACCCCTACCCGTGGGCAACTAGAACGCACTCTCTCGCAGCGGATTCAAGCGCTCTATCGCGAGCAGCTTGGGCATCAGCCTAGTAAAGTAACCTGCCAACTGTTTGATGAGAAATTAGCGATCGTTCTAGAAGACTCCATCACCCCTCCCGAGCAGTTGTTGGCGAACAGTGGTCAAGAAGAACTCGCTAAACAAGTCCGGGCGGATCTATCTAAAGCCATTGAGCCGCAGTTGAGAGAGTTGATTAAGGAGGTGCTGGGGGTTGAGGTGCTAGATTTACTCAGCGACGGCAAAATCGATACTGGACGAACTGGCACGATTGCCGTTTTAGGAGCAACGCCCACCGTTCGTGATCCAGCTTCTACCCCTAAAGCTAAAAGGCAGGGGGAGGAGAACTAA
- a CDS encoding threo-3-hydroxy-L-aspartate ammonia-lyase encodes MTDSEPMATPDLPTPLGPLLVTYDDITSAAQRLMGQATRTPVITSQTVNQRTQSQVFFKCENFQRTGSFKFRGAYNALAQLTKTQKKQGVLAYSSGNHAQAIALAGKILEIPTTIVMPEDAPAVKQAATREYGAEVVLYNRQTTSREELSQSLVRDRGLTLIPPFDHPQVVAGQGTTAKELIEEVGPLDLLLVCCGGGGLLSGCAIAAQALSPQCQVMGVEPARADDATRSFYTRTLQTVHNPDTVADGARTPALGQVTFPLVLHYVHDMVTVSETAILRTMFWLWERLKIVVEPTGALAAAALLEGVVSVPNARIGVIISGGNVDLSQVGPLMAKVRKKPKSEKPLPLARELS; translated from the coding sequence ATGACTGATTCTGAACCGATGGCAACCCCTGACTTACCTACCCCGCTCGGGCCTTTGTTAGTCACCTATGACGACATTACTAGTGCGGCTCAAAGGCTAATGGGCCAAGCAACACGGACTCCTGTAATCACTTCGCAAACTGTCAACCAACGCACTCAGAGCCAAGTTTTCTTTAAGTGCGAAAACTTTCAACGCACAGGCTCATTCAAGTTTCGAGGAGCCTATAACGCTCTGGCCCAACTGACAAAAACCCAGAAAAAGCAAGGTGTTTTGGCTTACTCCTCTGGGAACCATGCTCAAGCGATCGCCCTAGCGGGAAAAATTTTAGAGATTCCCACGACGATTGTGATGCCAGAAGATGCGCCAGCGGTGAAGCAAGCAGCCACGCGAGAGTATGGGGCAGAAGTAGTGCTTTACAACCGCCAAACCACTTCACGCGAAGAGTTGAGCCAAAGCTTAGTTCGCGATCGTGGCCTCACCTTAATTCCTCCGTTTGATCATCCTCAGGTTGTGGCAGGGCAAGGGACTACTGCGAAGGAATTAATTGAGGAAGTGGGACCACTGGATCTCCTGTTGGTGTGTTGTGGCGGTGGAGGATTGCTGTCTGGTTGCGCGATCGCAGCTCAAGCTCTTTCGCCTCAATGCCAAGTAATGGGGGTAGAACCTGCCCGCGCCGACGATGCTACCCGCTCTTTTTATACCCGCACACTGCAAACAGTTCACAATCCGGATACAGTAGCCGATGGAGCCAGAACGCCTGCTTTAGGCCAGGTGACGTTTCCTTTGGTCTTGCACTACGTCCATGACATGGTGACGGTTTCAGAAACAGCAATTTTACGAACCATGTTTTGGCTCTGGGAACGCCTCAAGATTGTGGTGGAACCCACAGGAGCGCTAGCGGCAGCGGCTTTACTAGAGGGAGTGGTTTCTGTCCCTAATGCTCGCATTGGTGTGATCATCAGTGGCGGCAATGTAGACCTGAGCCAAGTCGGGCCACTGATGGCTAAGGTGAGAAAAAAGCCCAAGTCAGAAAAACCCTTACCCCTAGCCAGAGAGCTGAGTTAG
- a CDS encoding response regulator has translation MNMEPFRHKHQHLWVKQPLILVVDDDEDSLLLLSQILKVFGFACINTLQGQTVLNLAKRYQPDLILLDVVLRDISGVEVIQQLKQHPQTQAIPVIAVTALARVEDREQILQLGWDDYISKPYTLEGLEGLIYRTLNQIGFYQAS, from the coding sequence ATGAACATGGAGCCCTTCCGCCATAAGCACCAACATCTTTGGGTGAAACAGCCTCTAATCTTGGTAGTGGATGACGATGAGGATAGCTTGTTGCTTCTCTCCCAGATTCTGAAGGTGTTCGGCTTTGCTTGTATCAATACTTTGCAAGGTCAAACGGTCCTCAACTTAGCTAAGAGATACCAACCCGATCTGATTTTGTTGGATGTTGTCTTGCGAGATATCAGCGGCGTTGAAGTCATTCAACAACTCAAACAACATCCTCAAACTCAGGCAATTCCCGTCATTGCCGTAACGGCTCTGGCTAGAGTAGAAGACCGAGAACAAATCTTGCAGCTAGGCTGGGATGACTACATTAGCAAGCCCTATACTCTAGAGGGCCTAGAAGGTTTAATCTATCGCACGCTAAACCAGATTGGTTTTTACCAAGCTAGCTAG
- a CDS encoding DUF4230 domain-containing protein produces MRDAHPQQSPTHKNGFLYQLIWMSTGAIALMALIMLLGVWRSGQQFWLDLQALWRPTETAPQVDVRSVALRQIQGVSELSTTVFAMEAIVPTHQNRELAGFVVGTTKLLYIAYGEVRAGVDLGQLQPQDVVINGDIIQIRLPPPRILDAKIDVTRSQVYDYDRGLLGLGPDVAPNLQTLAEQQALKKIVATACQEGVLQKASDRAQQVVSQLLRTTGYSQVVVTTQPPLPAACAAT; encoded by the coding sequence ATGAGAGACGCACATCCTCAGCAATCGCCGACTCACAAAAATGGGTTTCTGTATCAACTAATTTGGATGTCAACCGGCGCGATCGCCCTTATGGCCCTAATTATGTTGTTGGGAGTTTGGCGTTCTGGGCAGCAGTTTTGGCTTGATTTACAAGCCCTGTGGCGACCGACTGAAACTGCGCCCCAAGTGGATGTGCGATCGGTAGCGTTGCGGCAAATTCAAGGCGTGAGTGAGCTGAGTACCACAGTCTTTGCGATGGAAGCCATTGTACCGACGCATCAAAATCGCGAGTTGGCAGGGTTTGTAGTCGGAACTACCAAGCTGCTGTACATTGCCTATGGTGAAGTGCGAGCAGGGGTTGATTTAGGACAGCTACAACCCCAAGACGTGGTTATTAATGGCGACATCATCCAAATCCGCCTGCCTCCTCCGCGTATCCTTGATGCCAAAATTGATGTGACGCGATCGCAAGTGTACGACTACGATCGCGGTCTTTTAGGGTTAGGGCCAGATGTCGCACCAAATCTACAAACCTTAGCAGAGCAACAAGCCCTGAAAAAAATTGTGGCCACTGCTTGCCAAGAAGGAGTATTGCAAAAAGCTAGCGATCGCGCTCAGCAAGTGGTTAGCCAGCTCCTCCGCACCACTGGGTACTCGCAAGTTGTAGTTACAACTCAGCCACCTCTACCAGCAGCCTGTGCCGCAACCTAA